In Setaria italica strain Yugu1 chromosome I, Setaria_italica_v2.0, whole genome shotgun sequence, the genomic window CAAACTTGTACCAGATTGATTGATTCAATTTGCTGCTGCTTCGCTTGCTTCCGTCCCAAATCCACAGGctcttcctgctgctgctaccCCATCCATTGCAGAGCCATGGCGTCCTCCTCGGGGGGGCGCAGGATGGCCCCCGGGGGTgactcctcctccgcctcccccgcctccgccggcgctggcgctggaCCCAGGAGGATCCTCCGCACCCAGACCGCAGGCAACCTCGGCGAGTCCATCTTCGACAGCGAGGTCGTCCCGTCCTCGCTCGTCGAGATCGCGCCCATCCTAAGGGTGGCCAACGAGGTGGAGGCAAGCAACCCCAGAGTAGCCTACCTATGTGAGTACCATTCTGCTGCTTCCAATTCTCATTGATTAATTAACTTTGACCGctaacaaaaataaataaataaatccagGCCGCTTCTACGCCTTCGAGAAGGCGCATCGCCTCGACCCGACCTCCAGCGGCCGAGGTGTCCGCCAGTTCAAAACCGCGCTCCTGCAGAGGCTCGAGAGGGAGAACGACCCCACGCTCAAGGGCAGGGTCAAGCAGAGTGACGCCAGAGAAATGCAGAGCTTCTACCAGCACTACTACAAGAAGTACATCCAGGCGCTCCAAAATGCAGCCGACAAGGCCGACCGGTCTGCCCCCTCGCTCTCTTGTGCATAGTGTGTCTTCTCTTCGTCCTTGGGCAACTAAACTAAATCACTCAATTGCATGCTATCATCTATCAGGGCTCAGCTCACTAAAGCCTATCAAACTGCCGCCGTGCTCTTCGAGGTCCTCAAAGCCGTCAATGTCTCCCAGAAAATCGAAGTTGATCAATCGGTAACTACCATTGCCTTTCTTGCCATTTCAGTTCTAGTTGCTCGCAGCTCCTTTTCCTTCATTCCCTTTTCACACAACACAACCGTCAACCGCCCCTTGCAGATTCTGGAGACGCATAACCAAGTCGAGGAAAAGAAGAAGTTATATCTCCCGTACAATATCCTCCCGCTCGATCCTGACAGCGCCAACCAGGCTATCATGCGCTACCCTGAGGTTGCCACCTATTTCGTATCAACTTGCTATCATAGTCTCAGGGGATGCTTATGCCCTCTGTCGCCTTTATGCGTGCAGATCCAAGCTGCTTTCCATGCTCTTCGTAACACCAGAGGTCTGCCATGGCCCAAGGAACACGAAAAGAAACCCGACGCGGATCTTCTTGGCTGGCTTCAGGCCATGTTTGGATTCCAGGTTATCACACTGGGATGGCTCTTCACCATCTTTTTCTTGTTTCGTATCAGATAATCGTGCCCATAATGGCTTGCAACCTCTGAATGAATCCATGCTCTCTAACTTTGCTCATCACTCTGCAGAAAGATAATGTATCCAATCAAAGGGAGCATCTCATACTCTTGCTTGCCAACGTTCACATCAGACAGATTCCCAAACCTGACCAACAACCAAAGGTATACCTATCGATCAGTACCATGTAAACACATGAGGTGCTAGATGCCTTCATGTTTGTGGCATTTACCCATTTCGTGCTGGCAAATGTTCTCAGTTGGATGACCGAGCATTGGACACAGTAATGAAGAAGCTATTTAAGAATTACAAGAAATGGTGCAAATATCTTGGCCGCAAAAGCAGCTTATGGTATGATGCGCTTATGGTCCCGTGAAGAGGTGCAGTTATATGCTCTTCTCAATACCGATTGACTTACTAGTGGATCATTTCCATTCTAGGTTGCCGACTATCCAACAGGAGGTACAGCAACGCAAGCTCCTCTATATGGGTCTTTATCTGCTTATATGGGGCGAGGCGGCTAATCTGAGATTCATGCCAGAGTGTCTTTGCTACATCTATCATCATGTATGTCCAGTTCTGAGCTATTCAAACTAAGTATATGTCATCGTATTTACTGAATTAGTGAACTGAATCTAACAAGGGTTAGTTCTTCTAACGTAATTGTCTGGTTACTACAAAACTTGATGCAGAAACAGTGTGGTGTTTAGCTTATCTGACCTCCACTTTCACAAAGCTGTTGGCATATTATGAATAATCACACTCTGTTCACTTCCACAGTTTGAGAGTGTTGTGGACTCTTTTGTGGTGAAAGTTTACAGCCGCAGGAAAAAGGCGCCAGCAGCTGTTGCTGGGCCTGATCCTTGCGCCTGATCTTTTCAGGTTGTTAGCAGGGTCAGTTAGTTGTTAGGATAAGGATTAGATGAGTTTGTTGAGATTAGATCTCTATCTGTAACAGGGCTGGGCTCTATATAAGCCGAGCCACATTAGAGGAAAGGTAAGCAGAAGTAGAGATATTGTTCAGAGCCTCCCAGGGAGGGCGAACCAATCTGCTCCTGCGCCATTGCTGCCTAATAAAGCTTCCCAGTTCTTGTTGCCTATCAGAGAGAGTGTATGCTGGGTGCAACCTTGCTTTGGTACAAGGACAAACATGCAAATGAGTCATCCACATTGCATCTCTAATCTTACTGGCCTTTCATGCTCCTTTGTGGCTGTTATGAACTTGTGTAGATGGATATGCCCGCATATGTGTTTAGTTCCCAAGGCTGCTTGTTGCTCACGATTGATTGGCTTTGTGACGTTACAGTATTGTCAGTCATAAGTCTTGATGTTAGATTATTATTAGGGACTGTTAAAAAGTCTTTTGCTGTTTCATAACAGATGGCTTTTGAACTATATGGTATGCTGGCTGGAAATGTGAGCCCAACAACTGGTGAAAATGTCAAACCAGCCTatggtggagaagaagaagcctTCTTGAAGAAAGTTGTGACTCCAATCTACAAAGTTATAGAGAAGGTGCAGTTTCTTAATTTCCATTGGCGATTGTTATGTTCTGAAGCACAGTTACATCCTTTGCAACTTTTACATAGGAAGCCGAGAGGAGCAAGATCGTAAAATCAAAGCACTCACACTGGAGAAACTACGATGATCTTAATGAGTACTTTTGGTGAGTGCTGATCTGATTACTTTCCTTATAGTTGCGTGTGCTGCTTTATTGAGGAAACACATGCAATTATTTCTGCACCGCTGCTCAGGTCAAGAGATTGCTTCCGATTGGGATGGCCTATGAGAGCTGATGCAGATTTTTTTAAGACTCCAAATGATGATCGTCGTCACCCTGTGAATGGGGTATGTCCCTTGTGATAATGAATAACTTTATGTTCGTGCATTCAGTTATGTTTGAGCTGGGCAGCTAGGTGATATTTGCTACATGAGTATCATATTAAGAGAATTCATAAAAGCCAGACACCTTTATATCATTCCATAAACCTTACACTAGAAGCATTCGGTGAATATACATTTGTTTTAACTATTTCTGAGAGAGAAATTTCATCCGAGGATGGGACTGTAAAGCGTGCTTGATTTTACATCTGTCAAACAAGATTCACCCGATATTATTTACTATGTTTTTGCTGTTAATGTAAAAAGGTGCTTTGCTATGCAGCAATGCAGGTATGGTACTATATGTAAGctgctttctttttttgttcCCCATGTAGTATTTTTCGACCTTCTATTTAGCAATGATCCTTATTAAGGGCTTTGAGTCTATGCTAAACTTCAGTTCTAATGCAAACATCGTTTTTAGCAGTAGGAAAGGGATGATTCATCTGCGTGTTTCTAGCTTTCAGCCTTTATGTTTAGCCTAGAGAGCAGACAAGAGCTGGTTAAACATGGGTGTACACTATTTTGATAGTTGGTACTGATGTTTCTTATTTTGGTCCAGGAGGACAGACCTGTTGCTAATGGCAATTGGATGGGAAAAGTCAATTTTGTCGAAGTACGGTCATTTTGGCACATCTTCCGCAGCTTTGATAGGATGTGGAGCTTCTTAATTTTATCTTTACAGGTTTACAATTCTGTTTCTTGTTCAAGTTCTTTTGGTCACTTATTTTAGATGCTTTCTGTTTCCTTACCCCTTATTGTTGCTCTTACGTATTCTATCTTTTATCTTTTACATAGGCCATGATTATAATTGCTTGGAATGGTGGCACACCAAGTGATATCTTTGATCGAGGAGTATTTAAACAAGTTTTGAGCATATTTATTACCGCTGCTATACTGAAACTGGGTCAAGGTATGGCCCCCTCCGCACTCTCTCTAGGCGCCTTTTTATATCATGACAGACTGATGGGTATATGCAGTTGGTGCTATTATTGACCAGGGTTGTAGTTTCATGTCAAGTTAGATAGAAGTTGCCTGGGTCCTACAGTGGATGGCTGCTGTGCTGTAAACAGCATAGAGAATTACTTGTGGTGTCTGAGTAATGTCAAATCCACTCTTCATTAAACAAAAGGGAAAAATTGGCGGTGATACTTTTAGGTCGATTAAATCTTGGAACTCACTGTCAGGAAACTATGTTTGCAACTCGTTGCCTTGTAGCAATGGTCGGGATTATCGTATTATCGAGGTGCCACGTAGTCAACTCATTCTCATGAACTGTGATTACCGAACAAGACTGTTATGTGCTAGGGCCAATGAGTATACACCATCTTATAATTGATCATGATATTCAAACAGCTAGAGCTTCTGCCTATCTGCTGTGGCAATACAGTTAAAAGGTCTGCTGAAACAATGATGAGGGGATTTGAGCGCATATCTCAAAATAGTAGAACCAAAAGATATGCCTAAAACTCTGgatcagtttttttttacttgataTATATTCAAGTTCCTCAACATAATTTACTTAGCATGAAATTGGAGTAGTATTGTCTTTGTTTAAGCTATGGAAGTTGTTGTTTCGTCActtaataaatattttctaCTGCAGCAATCCTGGACATTATCTTGAGCTGGAAAGCAAGAAAAAACATGTCTCTTGTTGTTAAGCTACGTTACATCTTGAAGTTACTATCAGCTGCTGCTTGGGTTGTGATTTTGCCTGTAACTTATGCATACACCTGGCAGAATCCAACCGGCCTTGCAAGAACAATTAAAAGTTGGCTTGGTGATGGCCAGAATCAGCCATCGTTGTACATTTTGGCAGTTGTGGTTTACTTGGCACCAAACATACTGTCGGCTGTGCTATTTCTTTTCCCTGTGATTAGGAGAGCCCTCGAGAGATCAAATCTTAAGGTTGTGACATTCATGATGTGGTGGTCGCAGGTATTTTTCTGTTTGGTTTTTTTTAGCCGAATTTAGTTCTTTTGACCCTTTAGGTAGTAATAAGATACAAAAATTTACAGCCTCGCTTATTTGTTGGAAGAGGAATGCATGAAGGCGCATTCTCCCTGTTCAAGTATGGTTTCCCATCTGAGCTTTTCGTTccttttggccttccattgaaGGCCTTTCCTGATTGTTGTTTCCCTTGTAGGTATACGATGTTCTGGGTCTTGCTTTTAGCCACAAAATTGGTTGTGAGCTTTTATGTGGAGGTATGATTCAGAACTAATATCTTTAATTTTATATTATACATAAACATGAGTATATTCACGCATTCTTAAGCCTGTCTGGATGGGGCATCTGGATCCAAATCCGAAGGATTTAGTTAAAATTCCTATATAAGTCCCTCATTCTAACAGGAGGTAGTACAGTGAGGTATTTCGGCGATTCTTTAGATGCATGGTGGGCGCTATAGAGATGACAATTACAGAGAATTATATGATACTAAGATCCACATGCAACATAAGTATAATCGGAAGTGTAAATTGTTAGTGGGTCCTTTAACTAGTGCATTTTGATGGATCTTCTGCAAAATGGACATAAGTATTAACATTGCACTTTGATGGACCTTCTGCAAAATGGACATAAGTAAGTATTAACATTTTTGTTTTCCATAAGCGAACCAACTATACTGCATACTATTCTGAAATTTGTAGATGGTTGTACCTGAGAAATTTGTAAAGTTTAGGCATTCGAGTTCCGTGTGAATTTTAGGACCCATGCGTGTTGTTTCATCAATGGGAGGCTTAGAATAGAGAGCTGTACCATTCATTGCCCTCCTTTTGTTGCTGATAATCAATTATTGGTTACTCATCTTGTCCTGTGTACCTGTCTCCAGATCAAACCACTTGTGCAGCCAACACAAGATATAATGAAGGAGCCAATACGAACATTTAAGTGGCACGAGTTTTTCCCCCATGGTATACCTCTGAAATGATCATGATCTTTTATAGATATTTTGATATTTACTTACTTTTTTTAATCTGCAGCAAATAACAACATTGGTGTTGTCATTGCGCTTTGGGCTCCTATCATTCTTGTATGCTTCCTGTCCTCTTTTGTTGTGTTGAGCAGTAGCTTCTCATGCTCCTATTCTGACTTGCGTTGTTTGAGTGCTTCAGGTCTATTTCATGGATACTCAGATTTGGTATGCAATTTTCTCAACAATAGTTGGTGGTATCTATGGGGCCTGTCGCCGTCTTGGTGAGGTTAGTAAAGCCGACCAATAACCTGCTTTATTATTCAGTAGACTGGGGTGGGTTGTGTCGCTGTGAGATGTTATTTTATTAGCTATTCTCCTGCACTATAACAAGTAAGGATTTAAGATGGGAACATTTAGGTGCTCTGGTTGTCTAAATATTCTCTGAGTGGCACACATGTAATTACTTTATATGGGAAGGGATCCTTGTGACCCCTCCTTTGTATTTTATTATCTCTCCTAGGTTTCTGAGGAAAAATAAGATCGGAACATATCTGACTCTAATACGATTCATATCTGAGAAAACAAACAAGGCTAATATTAGTGAATTAGAACATACCCTTTTCTCATTTCCCTTTTTTATTTGTAGATATCTTTTTTCAGCAGAATTtgtctcccttttttttctgtCTCAGTGTGCATCAACTTAAGGATCAAATAATTGTAGCATCATAGATTAATTGAGTTGATGTTCTTAAATTTTATCAGACTTTTTGTGACTATTTGCACCAGTTTTTGAGATTGGCAGCACGTCAGTACATGATGGTGGCAGTGGATGTGTTCTTGTGATATAAGAATCACTTCCTtccgagttttttttttgggtgcatTTCGCTATTCAAATTGATAGGATCTTTAACCTGCTCAAGCATCTTTCTTTTGTGGTGTGAATGCCTAGCTTGTTTCATGTGTATGGAGCTTTTGGATTGTATTATACTTTTCTATGGTTCTGCATTAACAATTGTTAATAAGTGAACTAAGTAACTTTGCACTGTTGCTGGTTTCATGAGGTCAGATAAGGACATTGGGAATGTTGAGATCTCGGTTTGAATCTCTGCCTAAGGCTTTCAATCAATGCTTGATTCCATCTGACACAAGCAAGAGGAGAGGATTCCGGGCTGCTTTCTCCAGTAAACCTTCTAAGGTGTGGATTCTTGTTTTACAACCTTTACTTGAAGCAGATCTAATTTACATTTAAATCGCTTAGACACAATTTTCTTTTGTTCCATCACCTGGCACATTCAAATTGCTTCAGACACCTGAGGgcaccaaagaagaagaaaaaatagcaGCAAGATTTGCTCAGATTTGGAATCTAATTATCACAAGCTTTCGCGAGGAAGATCTGATAAATAACAGGTGCAACATCCAATCTTTACCCCATGCATATATGGACTTCCGCTTCCCTGTTTGCCTTCTTGCCAATCTGTTGcttatgattctttttttttaaaaaaaacgtcAGAGAGAAAGACTTATTACTTGTTCCATACTGCAAAGACCGTGATATGGATATAATCCAATGGCCACCATTCCTGCTTGCCAGCAAGGTATATATTCTTGTGGCTTGTTTGCTTCCAATTTCTCTGCTATCTATTTTGGTGGAACGAGCTTTTGTgtttcattttcttttattgACTGTATTTCAGATTCCGATTGCATTGGATATGGCAGCAGATAGTGGAGGAAAAGATCGTGATCTAAAGAAGAGGATGAAATCAGACCCATATTTTACTTATGCTATCAAGGAATGCTACGCTTCATTCAAAAACATCATATACGCTCTAGTGATTGGTCCACGAGAGAGAGAGTACGTTTGACACTCTTGGCTGTTAAAGCTTGATTTTATTCTGAACCCAGTTGATAAAGTTAATATATTATGGCACATTTTCAGTGTCATACAAAAGATTTTCGATGTGGTGGATGAGCATATAGCAGGTGACACTCTGATAACAGAGCTGAACATGAGTAACCTTCCTACTCTGAGCAAGAAGTTTATTGAGCTGCTTGACTTACTGGTATAAAGTTAGTTATCATTGTTCTATCAGTGTTCAGTGTGGATATCATATAATTCTCAGTCCTTCAATGCAGCAAAAGAATAACATAGAAGACCAGGGTCAGGTCATCATATTGTTTCAGGATATGCTCGAAGTGGTTACAAGGGACATAATGGATGAGCAGCTCAGTGGGTGCGAACCTAGTTACCATTCTACTGTACAAACTTGCAGAGTAGCCTTTAACTGTTAGTTTTGTTCCTATATGCATGTTTCGTTTTAACTTATGGGGAGCTTGTTTTTCATGCGCAATTCACACAATAGTGGGGAACATCtgatattatatttttttggGTGCGAAATGGCTGTTAGAGAATTGGTTATTTGGTGTAATGGaagttgtttctttttcttgaatttGGTGAGTTGTAGTCCTTCGGAATTTGCTGGTTCCTCTGATAGCATTGTTCCATAATATGCAGTTCATTTTACAGAAACATCACACTGTTCTTGATAGACGAAACAGTAATTTTGTTCATAATGGATCAGCCATCACTGACATAGCCACATGCCCGATTTTTTCATCAATATCTTTGGTAATCACATACTAGATTCTTGGTGGTTGTTGATTGTATTATCTTTTGATATATCTATTATTATCTCTTGAGCAGACTACTGGAATCAATACATGGTGGAAATAATAGAAGATATGAAGGAATTACACCACTTGATCAACAAGTTCAGTTGTTCACAAAAGCTATTGATTTTCCTGTAAAGGAAACACAAGCATGGACTGAAAAGGTTCGATTTCTTGTCCagctttatttattattttgttgCGTTAAAAGTAGACACATGTTTGATAACAAAGCTAACTACTATTTTTGTGATTATGCCTATTTATTGGTTTCAGATAAAAAGGCTTCACCTTCTGCTCACAGTGAAGGAATCAGCTATGGATGTCCCTACGAACCTGGATGCTAGAAGGAGGATATCTTTCTTTGCTAATTCTCTTTTTATGTCTATGCCAAGGGCTCCAAAAGTGCGGCAAATGTTACCCTTCTCGTAAGTTTTACCCATTAAGTATATGTTGCACTGTACCATTCTTAGCTAGCTTGTGTGTTCTTACTGGTAATTGAATATTATTTTCAGTTGATAAAAAAACCTACCCTCTTTTCTCTTTGGAGAAAGGAGTACCCCAGGTTTAGCATTCAGCTGCTAATTATACCGATACATTTCTATTCATCTGCTCCCATCATATGGCTTCCTCTTCCAAACTCCTGTTAACTAGAGTTATAGTTCATGTTCTAATTGTCCCTTGTCTGTTGCCTCTTCACTGGCTGATTACTGCAGTGTCTTGACTCCCTATTATAAAGAAGACGTTCTTTTCTCTTCACACGCGCTAGAGGAACCGAATGAGGATGGAGTTTCTATCCTTTTCTACTTGCAAAAAATCTACCCAGGTTCTTTGATTAATATCTTAATTTGTGAATAAACACACCTCAATCCATGAATTCTTCTGATCATCAACATAATGTTTTTATTCAACATCCTTGCAGATGAATGGAACAATTTTCTTCAAAGGGTGGATTGCAAGAATGAAGAGGAACTCCGTGAAACTGAGCAATCTGAAGAGGAGCTTCGCCTTTGGGCATCATACCGGGGACAAACTTTGACAAGAACTGGTTTTTGTCTTCTCTCAACAAAACATTTTATATAGTACATGTTGTATAATTTGATTGATTTAATAATCATTGTACTTTCTTACAGTAAGAGGGATGATGTACTACAGACAAGCTTTAGTCCTTCAAGCTTTCCTTGATATGGCCAGAGATGAAGGTACATTCTGTATACTCCcttcattcttaaatatatgacgttcaGGACAAGCAATTTAGTTCATTTTTTTAACTAATTTGCTTGTCCTGAATAACAcatatttaagaatggagggagtacttgacAGCTGGTCCTGTTCCCATATTGTGGACGCTGCATGACTAATTCATTGATTTTACTTGCTTTTCTCAGATCTTATGGAAGGCTTCAGAGCAGCTGATCTGTTATCTGATGAGTCGCAGCTATTGACTCAATGCAAAGCTATAGCTGACATGAAATTCACATATGTTGTATCATGCCAGCAATATGGTATCCAGAAACGATCTGGTGATCCACGCGCACAGGATATACTGAGATTGATGACAACGTAAGTCTTGATTTAAGATCAATACTCTGCTTGAACATCTTGACATGAATAGGTATTTCCTGCTTGCTCACAGCTGGACTATGTTCTTTTTACTGAGAAAAGCAAGTAAAACAGGGGAAGGGATTATGAGTAAAACAGCTCAAAATTGTGTTTTGATGGTATTCTCTCAGGATACAAGTAATACAGATATTTTTGGCCTGTATGAGTGTATATAtgttggaaaaaaataagatgTGTGCTACAAGGATATCTATACCAACCCTACTAGAAGTATAGGATTCCTACTTAACTGTGGTTGACAAAATAACTTGAGGGTGGAAGCCCATAGCAAGTCTAACCAAGACAATATCTTCTGAAGCGAGTAGAAGCAATGAATCACACCAGAGGATATTTAAGTTTAGTTATTCCTTAACACTACAATGTTGTATAGGGCAAGAATATGAGGGTACAAAAAGGCTAGGGAGGGTTGTAGGACAGCAACAATTCCTCGACCGTTTTGAAGTTTTTCTTAAATAATATGCTGTGGCTTTTtcaatcttttctttttcttgtggtTGCTTCATGGCTAGTATTTTTGTTCCCTTTGTGGAATTCAATTAATCTTTTTCGTTCTTAGTTTTATTTGCTTTGGCCATTTTAACACATTCTTTTATGTTACTTGTATTGACGCTATGTGCTTCTAAATGATtgaaaggatttttttttctttggcagTTACCCGTCACTTAGGGTTGCCTATATTGATGAAGTTGAAGAGCCTAGCAAAGACAGAAATAAGAAAATAGAGAAGGTTTACTACTCTGCATTGGTGAAGGCAGCGGTAACGAAGCCTGATGATCCTGGCCAGAAACTTGATCAGGTACTGTGGAATGGTTTTCGATTCAGTGTTAGAGATATACTGTATATGGATCAAATTATATAATTACGTTCCTACTATTAATTTTTTACTGTTGCATTGCATCTCTGTGTACTGGATCTTCCTCTTTTGTCTATGACATATTAAGCATGCTAGTATTTGGTAGTCTGTGGGTGTGTAATACCCATATGCTCATTCCAAAATTGTATCCAAACCAAACAATTTTTACTTTGTATCCTAGAGCCAAATTTTGTGGCTATGTATTCACCATACATTGGCATTATATGTATCCTTAAATTTATTTGGCCTTTTGAGGTATGCTGAGAAGATGTTGCAATGGCTGAAATATGACCTATTGCTTTATTGAATTGGTCTAGGATATTTCACTAGTGTATATAGATTGCAAGTAATAGGAGAGCAAGGGTTACAAGTATATATAGGCAAGGAGACCCGGGAGAGGTTTATAGAAATATAACTAGGTGTCTAGAATACTATAATGCTACCTATTTGGAATGAATATGTTTCCTGATCTCTTACTACCAATGAGTTAAACGTGTTTACCTATCATCTGTTCGTATTTTGCTGCATAGGATATATATAGGATAAAGCTTCCAGGGAATGCAATGCTAGGTGAAGGAAAACCAGAAAATCAGAACCATGCCATAATTTTCACGCGTGGTGAAGGTCTCCAAACCATCGATATGAATCAGGTATGCATcatcccccccaccccccaccccacccctgCAACAGGTTCTGTGACATTTTTTTACTATATCAATTTATCATAATAGGAACATTATATGGAGGAGACTTTGAAAATGAGGAATT contains:
- the LOC101765589 gene encoding callose synthase 3: MASSSGGRRMAPGGDSSSASPASAGAGAGPRRILRTQTAGNLGESIFDSEVVPSSLVEIAPILRVANEVEASNPRVAYLCRFYAFEKAHRLDPTSSGRGVRQFKTALLQRLERENDPTLKGRVKQSDAREMQSFYQHYYKKYIQALQNAADKADRAQLTKAYQTAAVLFEVLKAVNVSQKIEVDQSILETHNQVEEKKKLYLPYNILPLDPDSANQAIMRYPEIQAAFHALRNTRGLPWPKEHEKKPDADLLGWLQAMFGFQKDNVSNQREHLILLLANVHIRQIPKPDQQPKLDDRALDTVMKKLFKNYKKWCKYLGRKSSLWLPTIQQEVQQRKLLYMGLYLLIWGEAANLRFMPECLCYIYHHMAFELYGMLAGNVSPTTGENVKPAYGGEEEAFLKKVVTPIYKVIEKEAERSKIVKSKHSHWRNYDDLNEYFWSRDCFRLGWPMRADADFFKTPNDDRRHPVNGEDRPVANGNWMGKVNFVEVRSFWHIFRSFDRMWSFLILSLQAMIIIAWNGGTPSDIFDRGVFKQVLSIFITAAILKLGQAILDIILSWKARKNMSLVVKLRYILKLLSAAAWVVILPVTYAYTWQNPTGLARTIKSWLGDGQNQPSLYILAVVVYLAPNILSAVLFLFPVIRRALERSNLKVVTFMMWWSQPRLFVGRGMHEGAFSLFKYTMFWVLLLATKLVVSFYVEIKPLVQPTQDIMKEPIRTFKWHEFFPHANNNIGVVIALWAPIILVYFMDTQIWYAIFSTIVGGIYGACRRLGEIRTLGMLRSRFESLPKAFNQCLIPSDTSKRRGFRAAFSSKPSKTPEGTKEEEKIAARFAQIWNLIITSFREEDLINNREKDLLLVPYCKDRDMDIIQWPPFLLASKIPIALDMAADSGGKDRDLKKRMKSDPYFTYAIKECYASFKNIIYALVIGPRERDVIQKIFDVVDEHIAGDTLITELNMSNLPTLSKKFIELLDLLQKNNIEDQGQVIILFQDMLEVVTRDIMDEQLSGLLESIHGGNNRRYEGITPLDQQVQLFTKAIDFPVKETQAWTEKIKRLHLLLTVKESAMDVPTNLDARRRISFFANSLFMSMPRAPKVRQMLPFSVLTPYYKEDVLFSSHALEEPNEDGVSILFYLQKIYPDEWNNFLQRVDCKNEEELRETEQSEEELRLWASYRGQTLTRTVRGMMYYRQALVLQAFLDMARDEDLMEGFRAADLLSDESQLLTQCKAIADMKFTYVVSCQQYGIQKRSGDPRAQDILRLMTTYPSLRVAYIDEVEEPSKDRNKKIEKVYYSALVKAAVTKPDDPGQKLDQDIYRIKLPGNAMLGEGKPENQNHAIIFTRGEGLQTIDMNQEHYMEETLKMRNLLQEFLKKHDGVRYPSILGVREHIFTGSVSSLAWFMSNQETSFVTIGQRVLANPLRVRFHYGHPDIFDRLFHLTRGGVSKASKIINLSEDIFAGFNSTLREGNVTHHEYMQVGKGRDVGLNQISLFEAKIANGNGEQTLSRDVYRLGHRFDFFRMLSCYYTTIGFYFSTMITVWTVYVFLYGRLYLVLSGLDEALATGKRFIHNEPLQVALASQSFVQLGFLMALPMMMEIGLERGFRTALSDFVLMQLQLASVFFTFSLGTKTHYYGTTLLHGGAEYRATGRGFVVFHAKFAENYRLYSRSHFVKGIELMILLIVYEIFGQSYRGAIAYIFITISMWFMVVTWLFAPFLFNPSGFEWQKIVDDWTDWNKWISNRGGIGVPPEKSWESWWEKEQEPLRLSGKRGIILEIVLALRFFIYQYGLVYHLNITTHTKSVLVYCLSWVVIFVILLVMKTVSVGRRRFSAEFQLVFRLIKGLIFITFISIIIILIAIPHMTVQDMFVCILAFMPTGWGLLLIARAIKPAITKFQLWGSIKALARGYEIIMGLLLFTPIAFLAWFPFVSEFQTRMLFNQAFSRGLQISRILGGHKKDRATRNKE